In a single window of the Desulfovibrio sp. ZJ209 genome:
- the hslV gene encoding ATP-dependent protease subunit HslV, with translation METHATTILAVKKNGQVAMAGDGQVTLGQNMIMKHTAHKVRRLNDGRVLAGFAGATADAFTLFELFEAKLKEMRGNLLRAAVEMTKEWRKDKYLRKLEAMLLLADAEHLLLVSGTGDVIEPDDDVAAIGSGGPYALAAARALLRHSQLDAAGVAREAMAIAAQICVYTNDRLTLETL, from the coding sequence ATGGAAACGCATGCCACCACCATTCTCGCCGTGAAGAAAAACGGCCAGGTCGCCATGGCCGGCGACGGCCAGGTGACGCTCGGCCAGAACATGATCATGAAGCACACGGCCCACAAGGTGCGCCGCCTCAACGACGGCCGCGTGCTCGCCGGTTTTGCCGGCGCCACGGCCGACGCCTTTACCCTGTTCGAGCTCTTCGAGGCCAAGCTCAAGGAAATGCGGGGCAATCTCCTGCGCGCCGCCGTGGAGATGACCAAGGAATGGCGCAAGGACAAATACCTGCGCAAGCTCGAGGCCATGCTGCTCCTGGCCGATGCCGAGCATTTGCTGCTCGTTTCGGGCACGGGCGATGTCATCGAGCCGGATGACGACGTGGCGGCCATCGGCAGCGGCGGCCCCTATGCCCTCGCCGCAGCGCGGGCCCTCTTGCGCCACAGCCAGCTCGATGCGGCGGGCGTCGCGCGCGAGGCCATGGCCATCGCCGCGCAGATCTGCGTCTACACCAATGACCGCCTGACGCTGGAAACCCTGTGA
- the ispE gene encoding 4-(cytidine 5'-diphospho)-2-C-methyl-D-erythritol kinase, which translates to MIRLRAGCKVNLGLRVLGRRPDGYHELDSLFWPLAWPCDELRVRLRPGSGITVRCDAPGIDPARNTLTKAHAAFAAIAGTAPGLDVELVKRIPSGAGLGGGSSDAAALLLWLNSLLAEALPHEELARAAVAVGADVPFFLQARPSRVTGIGDVVEPLTLPAPPLWLVLACPGIHVSTAETFARLDELRAGNTPPPPAPCQNDLTNNAGADNGNRLIGAARLDLENDLEAAVFPRHPQLAGLKAEFARLGALSAGMTGSGSSVFGLFAAEAAARYAVARLRGRYPRVYCQALGTAGM; encoded by the coding sequence GTGATCCGCCTTCGCGCAGGCTGCAAGGTGAATCTCGGCCTGCGCGTCCTCGGCCGCAGGCCCGACGGCTATCACGAGCTCGACTCCCTCTTCTGGCCGCTGGCGTGGCCCTGCGACGAGCTCCGCGTGCGCCTTCGGCCCGGCTCCGGCATCACAGTGCGCTGCGATGCGCCCGGCATCGACCCGGCGCGCAACACGCTCACCAAGGCCCATGCGGCCTTCGCGGCCATTGCCGGCACGGCGCCGGGCCTTGACGTGGAGCTCGTCAAGCGCATCCCGAGCGGCGCGGGCCTTGGCGGCGGCAGCAGCGATGCCGCCGCGCTCCTCCTCTGGCTCAATTCCCTCCTTGCCGAGGCGCTGCCGCATGAAGAGCTTGCACGGGCGGCTGTGGCGGTGGGCGCGGACGTGCCCTTCTTTCTCCAGGCGCGCCCAAGCCGCGTCACCGGCATCGGCGACGTGGTGGAGCCCCTGACCCTCCCCGCCCCTCCCCTCTGGCTCGTGCTCGCCTGCCCTGGCATCCATGTGTCCACGGCCGAAACCTTCGCGAGGCTCGATGAACTGCGGGCCGGCAACACTCCCCCTCCACCCGCTCCCTGCCAAAACGACTTGACAAACAACGCGGGCGCGGATAATGGAAATCGTCTTATTGGAGCGGCGCGCCTTGACCTCGAAAATGACCTTGAGGCCGCCGTCTTTCCCCGGCATCCGCAGCTTGCCGGACTCAAGGCGGAGTTCGCGCGGCTCGGGGCGCTTTCGGCCGGCATGACCGGCAGCGGCTCAAGCGTGTTCGGGCTTTTTGCGGCCGAGGCTGCCGCCCGATATGCCGTGGCCCGGCTGCGCGGCCGATATCCGCGCGTCTATTGCCAGGCGCTGGGAACTGCTGGGATGTAG
- the pth gene encoding aminoacyl-tRNA hydrolase, which produces MDYTGALVGLGNPGNRFAGTRHNLGFAFVDFVLGHAREAGQVEALNGARFQCDLWRFRMKGLSGPWLAAKPLTMMNASGHCVQPLLAWHKIAPARLVVAHDELDIPPGELRYKFGGGNAGHNGLASICEQLGSPDFGRLRIGIGRPPHKGDIINWVLGRPAAEDARRIEEVMPAALEVFLAAASGDAGKAARLARSAGTPAR; this is translated from the coding sequence ATGGACTATACTGGCGCCCTGGTGGGCCTTGGCAATCCCGGCAACCGCTTTGCGGGCACGCGGCACAACCTGGGCTTCGCCTTTGTGGACTTCGTGCTCGGGCACGCGCGCGAGGCCGGGCAGGTGGAAGCCCTCAACGGAGCGCGCTTCCAGTGCGATCTCTGGCGCTTCCGCATGAAGGGCCTCTCCGGGCCTTGGCTTGCGGCCAAGCCGCTCACCATGATGAACGCGAGCGGCCATTGCGTCCAGCCTCTCCTCGCCTGGCACAAGATAGCGCCGGCGAGGCTGGTGGTGGCCCATGACGAGCTCGACATCCCCCCCGGCGAGTTGCGCTACAAATTCGGCGGCGGCAATGCCGGGCACAATGGGCTCGCCTCCATCTGCGAGCAATTGGGCAGCCCGGATTTCGGGCGCCTGCGCATCGGCATCGGCCGCCCCCCGCACAAGGGCGATATCATCAACTGGGTTCTCGGGCGGCCGGCCGCGGAAGATGCGAGGCGCATTGAGGAGGTCATGCCCGCCGCGCTCGAGGTCTTTCTTGCGGCCGCATCGGGCGATGCAGGCAAGGCCGCCCGGCTGGCGCGCAGCGCCGGGACGCCGGCCCGCTGA
- a CDS encoding M48 family metallopeptidase, producing MSFNNHRNPHPFRRVTALLAIIVLLLPLAFPPCARAFFFGGVSLKDEKEMGHKFDVMVRSHLPIVEDPEVSLYVADLLKRLVKAIPPQPFDFTSSVVLHNALNAFAVPGGYVFVFTGMIMNLEREEELAGVLAHELAHVTQRHVASRLERAQYLTLGSLLVAIAGVALGGPAGGAAAVSAAGASQSAMLNYSRLDESEADNLGLQYLVAAGYPPAGMVGGFKVLRHKNWMSGVNIPTYLSTHPAIGDRVNSLQARIETLPASVRNRTADNSRFQRVKTLLWARYGDEQAALQRFSGKDGLSRMGRGIVLARQNRVNEAAAAFDEALAAAPHDPLVLREAGAFHYRKGSMDRAETLLREAMRRDPKDFMASFFYARMLDETGRQREAGKYYTDVLRHVPQDPEVHQAYARSLGNAGKTADAYIHMTYSALYANNRKLTERYFNQAKALAAKASDRRAFQRLEAAYRERKEIWDKS from the coding sequence TCGGCGGCGTCTCGCTCAAGGACGAAAAGGAGATGGGCCACAAGTTCGACGTCATGGTGCGCTCGCACCTGCCCATCGTGGAAGACCCGGAAGTGAGCCTTTATGTGGCGGACTTGCTCAAGCGCCTCGTCAAGGCCATACCGCCGCAGCCCTTCGATTTCACTTCCTCCGTGGTGCTCCACAACGCGCTCAACGCCTTTGCCGTGCCGGGCGGCTATGTCTTCGTGTTCACCGGCATGATCATGAACCTGGAGCGCGAGGAAGAGCTCGCCGGCGTGCTCGCCCATGAGCTCGCCCATGTGACGCAGCGCCATGTGGCCTCCCGTCTGGAGCGCGCCCAGTATCTCACCCTGGGCTCCCTGCTGGTGGCCATCGCCGGCGTGGCCCTGGGCGGGCCGGCCGGTGGCGCCGCGGCCGTGAGTGCCGCCGGGGCGAGCCAGTCGGCCATGCTCAATTACAGCCGCCTCGATGAAAGCGAGGCCGACAACCTTGGCCTGCAATACCTCGTGGCCGCGGGCTATCCTCCCGCCGGCATGGTGGGCGGCTTCAAGGTGCTGCGCCACAAGAACTGGATGAGCGGGGTCAATATCCCCACCTATCTTTCCACGCACCCGGCCATCGGCGACCGCGTGAACAGCCTCCAGGCCCGCATCGAGACGCTCCCCGCGTCCGTGCGCAACCGCACGGCGGACAACAGCCGCTTCCAGCGCGTCAAGACGCTCCTCTGGGCGCGCTACGGCGACGAGCAGGCGGCCTTGCAGCGCTTTTCGGGCAAGGACGGCCTCTCGCGCATGGGCCGGGGCATCGTGCTCGCGCGCCAGAACCGCGTCAACGAAGCCGCGGCCGCCTTTGACGAAGCGCTCGCCGCGGCCCCGCACGACCCGCTCGTGCTGCGCGAGGCCGGGGCCTTTCACTACCGCAAGGGCAGCATGGACCGCGCCGAGACCCTGCTGCGCGAAGCCATGCGCCGCGACCCCAAGGACTTCATGGCCTCCTTCTTTTATGCCCGCATGCTGGACGAGACCGGGCGCCAGCGGGAGGCCGGCAAGTATTATACGGATGTCCTGCGCCATGTGCCGCAGGACCCGGAAGTGCACCAGGCCTATGCCCGCTCGCTGGGCAACGCCGGCAAGACCGCGGACGCCTATATCCACATGACTTACAGCGCGCTCTATGCCAACAACCGCAAGCTCACGGAGCGCTATTTCAACCAGGCCAAGGCCCTCGCCGCCAAGGCGTCGGACAGGCGCGCCTTCCAGCGGCTTGAGGCCGCCTATAGGGAACGGAAGGAAATCTGGGACAAGAGCTGA
- a CDS encoding ribose-phosphate pyrophosphokinase — translation MFSDLKIVTGSANPELARSICDHLGCQLTPTLATTFSDGELRVEIGDNVREDDVFVVQPTCPPDVNRNFMQLCLMMDALKRASAGRITAVIPYYAYARQDRKVSPRAPISAKMVADFISVAGADRVVTIDLHAGQIQGFFNCPVDNLFAVPVMMDSLRDLHADNIVIVSPDAGGVERARAYAKRLNAPLAIVDKRRDKPNQAQAMHVIGDVEGKVAIVVDDMIDTAGTLCAGAEVLLNYGATRIVACATHPVLSGPAIDRINATDALSQVIVTDTIPIGDKLERCPKLKVASVAALLGKTIHNIHTGSSVSVLFV, via the coding sequence ATGTTCAGCGACCTGAAAATCGTCACGGGTTCTGCCAATCCCGAGCTTGCCCGGTCCATCTGCGACCACTTGGGCTGCCAGCTCACCCCCACCCTTGCCACGACCTTCAGTGACGGCGAGCTGCGCGTCGAGATCGGCGACAATGTGCGCGAGGACGACGTTTTTGTCGTCCAGCCCACCTGCCCGCCGGACGTGAACCGCAACTTCATGCAGCTCTGCCTCATGATGGACGCCCTCAAGCGCGCGAGCGCCGGGCGCATCACCGCGGTCATCCCCTACTACGCCTATGCCCGGCAGGACCGCAAGGTCAGCCCGCGCGCGCCCATCAGCGCCAAGATGGTGGCCGATTTCATCAGCGTTGCCGGGGCCGACCGCGTCGTCACCATTGACCTGCACGCCGGGCAGATCCAGGGCTTCTTCAACTGCCCGGTGGACAATCTTTTTGCCGTGCCCGTCATGATGGACAGCCTGCGCGACCTGCATGCCGACAATATCGTCATCGTTTCGCCGGATGCGGGCGGTGTGGAACGCGCGAGGGCCTATGCCAAGCGGCTCAACGCGCCCCTCGCCATCGTGGACAAGCGGCGCGACAAGCCCAATCAGGCCCAGGCCATGCACGTCATCGGCGATGTGGAGGGCAAGGTCGCCATCGTGGTGGACGACATGATCGACACCGCGGGCACGCTCTGCGCCGGCGCGGAGGTGCTGCTCAACTACGGCGCCACGCGCATCGTGGCCTGCGCGACGCACCCGGTGCTTTCCGGGCCGGCCATCGACCGCATCAATGCGACCGACGCCCTCTCGCAGGTCATCGTGACGGACACCATCCCCATCGGCGACAAGCTGGAGCGCTGCCCCAAGCTCAAGGTGGCATCCGTGGCCGCGCTTCTTGGCAAGACCATCCATAATATCCATACGGGTTCCTCGGTGAGCGTGCTCTTTGTGTAG
- a CDS encoding 50S ribosomal protein L25/general stress protein Ctc, with product MSIEKTLNVQKRDGRGKGPSGRLRSKDLVPGVFYTATGENVMVQAPTLPLEKLYESVGHTTVFNLEIDDNGTKEVHPVLIWQVQRHPYKNCFLHIDYYGVDLDKEVKVDVPLEFVGVAKGTKLGGILETYRENVRLASKPMDMPQKVVVDVTDMNIGDTISVADLKLPENVSAVHDRNFAIVSVLAKSKDDAGEEGEGEAAAE from the coding sequence ATGAGCATCGAAAAAACATTGAATGTCCAGAAGCGTGATGGCCGCGGCAAGGGCCCCAGCGGCCGTCTGCGTTCCAAGGATCTGGTGCCGGGCGTCTTCTACACCGCCACAGGCGAGAACGTTATGGTCCAGGCGCCCACCCTGCCGCTTGAAAAGCTCTATGAATCCGTGGGGCATACCACGGTGTTCAACCTCGAGATCGACGACAACGGCACCAAGGAAGTGCATCCCGTGCTCATCTGGCAGGTGCAGCGCCATCCTTACAAGAACTGCTTTCTCCATATCGACTATTACGGCGTGGATCTCGACAAGGAAGTCAAGGTCGATGTGCCGCTGGAATTTGTGGGCGTTGCCAAGGGCACCAAGCTTGGCGGCATCTTGGAGACTTACCGCGAGAACGTGCGCCTGGCGAGCAAGCCCATGGACATGCCGCAGAAGGTCGTGGTGGACGTGACGGACATGAATATCGGCGACACCATTTCCGTGGCCGACCTCAAGCTGCCCGAAAATGTCTCCGCCGTGCATGACCGCAATTTCGCCATCGTCAGCGTGCTTGCCAAGAGCAAGGACGATGCGGGCGAAGAGGGCGAGGGCGAGGCGGCCGCCGAATAG
- a CDS encoding alpha/beta fold hydrolase, whose amino-acid sequence MPPAPHFQRLEHEGRRFTLELWANPGAGSVLVYPGTMLSPRQYRPLMRALHDAGLAVAGLHLEGHGVNPHRDGFTFASLLEDGLHAERWLHEAGLGPVAVCGHSQGGILATAHAGKSRTLTAAFAICTILPQMPEAIGLTRFARLAGQRDRLERGIDRLGRALPWLPVTVNWYLSVRRVMAGHGALNMDRRGSRMSYPLGFLASLFSARVSPLLHCPFRLYNARDDALFTPELASAVFRGIRAPQKRLVWLLRGGHLAPMAPREATFIARDAAAVCAGLGMPLRLQAAGA is encoded by the coding sequence ATGCCGCCAGCCCCGCACTTCCAGCGCCTTGAACACGAGGGCCGCCGCTTCACCCTTGAGCTCTGGGCCAATCCCGGCGCCGGCAGCGTGCTCGTCTATCCGGGCACCATGCTCTCGCCCCGGCAATACCGGCCGCTCATGCGCGCCCTGCATGACGCGGGCCTTGCCGTGGCCGGCCTGCATCTCGAAGGGCATGGCGTCAATCCGCACAGGGACGGCTTCACTTTTGCCTCGCTTCTTGAAGACGGCCTCCATGCGGAGCGCTGGCTGCACGAGGCAGGCCTGGGGCCTGTGGCCGTGTGCGGGCACAGCCAAGGGGGCATCCTCGCCACGGCGCATGCCGGAAAATCGCGCACCCTCACGGCGGCATTCGCCATCTGCACCATATTGCCGCAAATGCCGGAGGCCATCGGCCTGACGCGCTTTGCGCGGCTTGCCGGGCAGCGCGACCGGCTCGAGCGCGGCATCGACCGCCTCGGGCGCGCCCTCCCGTGGCTGCCCGTGACCGTGAACTGGTATCTCTCCGTGCGCAGGGTCATGGCTGGGCATGGAGCGCTCAACATGGACAGGCGCGGCAGCCGCATGAGCTACCCACTGGGTTTTCTGGCGAGCCTGTTCAGTGCCCGCGTTTCCCCGCTGCTCCATTGCCCGTTCCGGCTCTATAATGCGCGCGATGACGCCCTGTTCACGCCCGAACTTGCGAGCGCCGTGTTCCGCGGGATCAGGGCGCCGCAAAAAAGGCTTGTCTGGCTTTTGAGGGGCGGCCATCTTGCGCCCATGGCGCCGCGAGAGGCCACCTTCATCGCCCGGGACGCGGCCGCCGTCTGCGCGGGCCTCGGCATGCCGCTGCGCCTCCAGGCGGCGGGAGCCTGA